A window of Cupriavidus pauculus genomic DNA:
ATGTTGCCCCGTCATTAAAGGAGAGTGATGCGGACCCGTTTGCGCCGCAAATCCTTCAACCTACCACTCGAAAATCAATGTCAAGTGAGACGAGAAACAGATGCAGCGACCAGGCAGAAGCTTATGGCTTTGTCGAGGTCCTGTGAGGGTCGAAAGCGAGGCAAAACCATATCGCTTTCAACATTCATGCTCGAATCAGCAGTGCTTCAGTGCTTCTTTTAACGACTTGGGTTTAAGCATTTGAAGGTTAGTGCCCCTTCAGTGGGGCCGGCCTGTCTATACAGGTTAGATAGTTGGGGTGCGTCGTCTGAGTGGAAAAAAAGAACATGTTCCTTTCAAAAAAGGCGAAAGCTCAGTGCACAGGGGTCTGATTCGCAGTCAAGACGGGCGAGGACGCGATCCTTGTCAGGCAATCGAATCGCGTGTAGAGTTTCCCTACCTTCAGCGTCCTAGACGCATCGATATCGCGGTGGCTACACAGCCTCCACGTTGCGCGGTAGATTCCGCGCCGCGTACCGCCCATTCCCCCTGATTTTCTGCCGAGCTACCTAGCGCCTTTAAGACATGTCATGCATGTCTTAAGCGCGTTGTGGTGCGTGCGCGCGTCTCTGGATTCCTTGCTCGTCCGAGCATCGAAAAATCGCCTGGCATCCGCCAGGAAATCCCTGCAACGTTTCTCGAGAGAAACCATGGAATCCTTTGCCAACAACCTCATCAAACGCCCGCTCAAGCTTCTCGCATGGTCCCTGGCCCTGTTCGCAGCTTCGCAGTCGTTCATCGTTGCGATGTTTGTGTCCGCTGTCGTCTTCTTCTACCTGAAAGAGAAGGCTGTCCAGTGGAGCAAGGTCGTACCGGCAGCGCCGAAAGTGGCGACGCCGGAGAAGCCGGTCGACAATCGCGAGTCGACCGCTGATACCGCGCAACCCCCCGTGAAGCAGTACGAACGCTCGGCTGTGGTTACGCCCATCCGTCGCACCGGAACGCACGATCGTTCCTAATCGCTGGCCGCCCGCAGTGTGGGGCGGCCTCATCCACCTGTCTCGGGTATCCGTTACCCGCCGACAGGTGGGTCTTCGGACGCCCGTCCGGAGACCATTGTGGAAACTGTGGCTGCTGGATGGCAGCTCGACTTCTTCGGTGAGGCAACTGCGATCGTTGTTCCCCCTCCGAAAGTCGACCCGCTGCCGGACCCCTCGCTTTGGAGCGACGCGGTCCGAGAAAAGATGGTCGACGCTCTCATTAGCCTGGCGTGCGACAGCCGCCGCGGCGACAACATGCCAGAGTCGTTGATCGACTGCGCCGACCTGCTCCGTGACCGTATTCGCAACAAGCCATCGCTAGACCTGGAGGAGTACTCCATGACGCTAGGGTGGATCTTCGGGTACTGGGATGGCGCGCTTCCCTACGCTTACGTCTGCGCGTTATGCGGGATCAGTCCCGAGGTGCTGCAGGACGTCGTACTCAACCATGCCCGCCTGAAAGCGGACCTCGAAGAGGTGCGCAGACAGTGCTGCGGCTCACTCCTATAGATTCCGATGAAACTCATTCGCCTGATCAGGCGCGTCGCCGCGGCTGTACTGATGTCACCGTCGCCCAAACCAGCGGGCGAGGATGCATTGGTCAGCGTGGGCGCCGGCGCTGCCAACGAATACCAGATCGATATTGATGGAGTTCCCCATCTATTCCGAGATGAAGGCGATCACGTCGTTCATTTCGTCGCGGTGTTCGATCGCGGCATCCAACACACGGCCTTCGGCCACAAGGTGCTTCCTGATGTTGTCCCGCGATGGGAGAACGTCGGCGTCGAACGAGGTCGCAACGTGACACCGCAGTCTGTGGCCGAGGCCACCATCCAAAGCAGCAAGGCAAAGCGAATAGCGAGTGGCGAAGAGGCGCGGTCCCGTACGGACCACGCAAGTGCCCCGACAAAGCGACGCGTTCCAGATGCCGAGGCATCGCTACCGCGTGATGCGACCGTTTCGGACGCCGGGTACACCGTTGGCCGGCTGATCGAGTGGGGAGAGATGGAGTTTCCCAATCGCAAGCCGGGCGGCAAGCCCACGTACACATCTTTTGCAGTTCGGCTCGATACCGCCAAGGGGGAGAAGACCCTCCAGGGCGAGGGCCTGAAGGAACCCCTTGCAAAGCTCGGCTGCCAGATCGGCGACGAGGTTGGCATCAAGCGCCTGCATAAGGAGAAGGTGCCGGCCTTCGATCATACGACCGGCCGCCCGATTATCGACCGTACAACCCGGAAGCAACTGCTCTATGACCGCTGGGTCTGGCAGATGCACCGCATTCATTGACAGGAAACACACATGGCATCCGTGAACAAAGTGATTCTGGTAGGCAATCTCGGCGCTGATCCCGAGGTGCGTTACTTGCCCAGTGGCGACGCTGTGGCCAACATCCGCATTGCCACCACCGACCGCTACAAGGACAAGCAGTCCGGCGAGTTCAAGGAGGCGACGGAATGGCACCGTATCGCATTCTTCGGGAAGCTCGCCGAGATCGTGGGGCAGTATTTGAAGAAGGGCGCTTCGGTCTATATCGAAGGTCGCATCCGCACGCGTAAGTGGCAGGACCAGTCCGGCCAGGACCGCTATAGCACCGAGATTGTTGCCGACCAGATGCAGATGCTGGGCGGTCGCCCGGGCGGACATGCCGACGGCGACGACAACGGGGCGGACGATGGTCGCAGCTCAGGCCAGCGAACGCGCGGGAGTGCCCAACGCCAGTCGCAAGGTCAGGATAGCTCGCAGCAAGCTGCAAGCTATGGCGGCGGAGGGGCCCAGCGCGGCGCCTTCGAAGACTTCGACGACATCCCCTTCGGCGTCCCGATGGCGCTCGATGGCATTCCGTTCCGCCGCTGACGCGGTCGCTTCGGGCTAGCCAGGCGTCTACGGCAATTTACAACTGCTACCGGATCTCCGGTAGCAGTTGTCCTCTCTTTTCATCGGCCGGCGTTACGCCGCGTCATCCGCAGCTTTCTCCCCTCGAATCGCCATGCTGAAAAGACGTTCTGGCCGCCGGCCGGGATGTCTTTTGAGCAAGCGTTCCTTCGCCTGTCTCAGGCATCGACCAACCCACTCCATTTGGAGTCCATCCCATGAAACTGAAAGATCTGAGCGTGATTGTTGCGAGTTGGGAATCCCGTCAGTGGGATGCCTTCATCGCGGAGTATCTGGCTGCTGGCGTGCTGACCGATGCATTCTGGAGCGGCCGTCCTTGTCCCTGCCCCATATGCGGAGGCAAGGATCGGTTTACCTATACCCGTAACCGTCACCGCGGCGATTGGGTGTGTCGCAAATGCAATAACGGTAGCCCTGCAGGTGGCGACGGCCTGGAACTGGTCCGCCGCTATACCAACATGTCCTACTCTGAGCTGAAGCGTCGGCTCAACGGCGCCGGATCTCCGGAGCCGCTGCCTTTGGACGTTCGACCTGCGCCGACGCGAAAGCCACTGGACTCGGTGGCCAAGCTGCGACGCATCGAGAAGCAGTGGGCCAAGGCGGCGACCCTGTCACCGGGTGATCACGCGATGCGATATCTGGCCGCCCGCGTCCCGGGGCTGCGCGCTCCGAGGCCACAGTCGTTGCGGCTTGCCGTGCAGGAGTACTGGCACGACAAGCAATTGATCGGACGGTATCCAACGATCGTCGCGCAGTTCACGCTGCCGGACGGTCGGATGGCCACCTTGCATCGGACATCTTTGGATCCCGAGCGGCCAGAGAAAGCGACTGTGATCAGCCAAGACGGCGAAATTCTGCCTTCGAAGCGCAACGACGTTTCGGCGCGACCGCCAGCCGGCGGCGCAGTGCGCTTGATGGCACCGCGCAATGGCGAGCTGGGCATAGCCGAAGGGCTGGAAACGGCCTATGCGGCCTACATGCAGTTTGGCGTGCCGACCTGGTACTGCTTGAACCGGGTGTTGTTGAGCCAGTTCGTTGTTCCGGCCGGCCTTGGCATCGAGACGGTCCACATCTTCGCGGACTTCGATGCCGTCGACGTCAAGACGGGGAAGTCTCCCGGAGTGGCTGACGCGCTGATGCTCCAGAAGCGCCTGCGTCAGGCTGGCTACAAGGTGGTGCTGCATCGGCCCAAGGTCCGTGGCACCGACTTTTGCGATGAGTGGCGCACGACGTATCAGTTGCGCCAGTTGTATGCCCAGGCGATCCCCGCCTGATTCATTGCCGCATCCGCGGCGTCCTTCAACTTTTGCCCGGTGGGTCCGTCCCACTGGGCGGCCATCCCTTTGGGCAGCGTCTCTCAGGAGAAACGCAATGCCACAGAAAGGCTTTACCGCAATCGTGAATGGGCTGCACATCCATGCAATGCGCCGCACGTCGACGCATGACGTGCAGGCGTTGCAGTCGGAGGCTCAGTTCTACCATGTCTACCGTCGGGACGGCCGCGACGGTCTGACCCTGCTGGAGAAGAGCCTGTCGTTCGATTCGGCGATGGACTATTGCCTTGCCCCCCGGACGCTGCATTGAGTGTCCCCAACCCATAAAACACAAAGCCCAGCGATCGCTGGGCTTTTTTCATTTCGGGGCTTCGTTCTCGCTACACCGGCTTCCGAGCCTTCATCCCACGGTAGAAGGCGACGCCGGCTTCCAGGACGCAGTAGCAGATCACCGTCGCAAACACGAAGCGGTTGATGTCGTGGTTGGTGGAAAGGAACTCAAAGAAGTGCATGACAGTTTCTCCGCAGATAGTTGAACCAGATTGCCACAAGGAATAGCCGTGTCAACCCTCCTCTAATACCGGGCAAGCGCGTGATTGAGCGCGGCGATATCGATGCCGGCCAAGGGATCCACCGGCGTGCCATCGCCTCCTGAAGACTCCGTAGGGGGTTGCATGGGTTGCGCAGCAACGGGCGGCCCTGATGACACGGCCGGTGGGGATACTGCTGTCACCCCGGACGCCGGTTGAGAAGGCGCCCATGCGCTCTCGATTTGCACGGGCGGTAGCTTCACGCCGAGTCCTGGTATCACAGGGTAGGGCTGACCGGCCACTACCGAAGCGCCCATTGCCTGCAATCCCTGGCGCGCCAGCATGCGCAAGATGAACGAGCGTTCACGAGCGGAGTGGAACTGCCGCAGGTAGGTGAGGAGATCGGCCTCGACCAGCGTCACGGTCATCTGGAGCTTGTCCATGTGCGTCCTTACGCGGCCCGCTGTGCCTGCCGCGTAGCGGCGCCGATGGTGTAGAACCCGCGGACGTTGGCAAAGCACGGCGATTCCATCATGTGAATGGGGTTGAGCGGAAAGGCCGCGCGGATCGCCGGCGCATAGAGCTGGGCGCCGCCACCGGTCAGGATGATCGCCCGCAAGTCGTCGGTACGCCCGACGCGAGTCTGCACCTCCTTGACGGGCTGCTGGGTGAGCGCCATGGCTTCGGAAAGATAGGGGCTGAGATCGAGGTCCTCGCCGAAATAGACCAGGTGCTTCGATTCTCGAATGGCCTTGTCGATGCGCTCGATGCCGGCGTCTGGCTGGCCGCGATCGGCCGTGATCAGGCTGGCGACCTGCTGGTAGACGCGCGCGGCGCCGCCGGGAACGCCGCCGCTTCGAGTGTCATCCACGGTGTAGCCGCGGGCCACCACCCAGTCAGTAGTGAAGTAGCCGACATCGATGACGAGATACGCGTTGTCGGGATCGTACTGCTTGCCGCTCTGCTGAATGTAGTGGATGAGAGTGCCGAGCGGCTGGGGCAGCGGGAGAACGCTGCCGACATGGATGTCGCCCCACCCGAAATCGTGCGTGCCGGCAAACCGGTCCTTCAGATGGGCCGCGTACTTCTGAGTATTGTGTACCGGCAGCCCCAGCACCAGGCGATCAACTTCCCGCGCGCCGGCATAGTGCAGGGCTCCGGCGAGGAGGGCGGCGTAACCCGGGGTTGCCGCAAAATCCTCCGACAACGACCGGCCAGTATGCACGTGCGCGCCGCTGATCGATACGTCCGGTCCCACCTCATACCGCGCGCCCTCCACTTCGACGGTCAGGACATTGCGGCCCTTGAAGACACCGCCGCCGAAGGAATTCAGGGAACCGTTCGCCGCGAGAGGGGCGAGCGACGGAAACATGTTCGTCGCGATGTCGGAGCCCATAGCCCACGCGGTCTTTGTGTTGCCGTAGCCAACGTCGATGGCGATCGTGGGGTGCTTGATATGGTCGAGATGTTGTTTCATTGACAGCTACCTTTTGGATGGAGTGGTTCGATCTCGCCGATGTGTCGTGGTCGGAGCAGGTCATTGCATGGTCCCACTTGATGGCACTTGAGCCTGACTAAGTGGCACTTGATGGCATCAAGTCCTTTAGGCGCCAAGCCATTCGTGGCACTTGATAGGACTTGGTGGGACATGCTCTGGCGTGGACCGACTTCGTGGCACATCGCTCTCAGCCACTCTACCGTCGGAAAAACGAAGTCAAGCGCCGAAAGCTGTGGGATTTCGCGTGCGAAACGTTGCCGGTGATTCGTATCCTGGTTTATCCTTTGCACACCTACCGCGTCCCCGACGCATCGACTCCGCCGCCATTGGGCGGCACAAAACGGCCTTCGATCCTTCCTCACCGAGGGGTGCTGCAGGGCTCACTGTTCATGCCGGAAATTGCACCGGCTTTTTTTTCAATCAAATCAAGTGGACCGTGTCGGATAGTGAGGACACCGGACACCGCGATACCAAGCCGATTGGCGGTCTGTTTGTGAAAATAGACCGTAGTGCGGACAATTCCGAAGCCGGACACCGGACAGGTGCTCTGTGGAAATTCCGCGTATGCCCGACACCCTTACAGCCGCGTGGCTGGGTGCGGATCACGAAGCCCGACACACTGCGGCGGGGATGATCTGACTTTGGGGTGGGGAGCTGCTTTGCGTGCCGGGAAACGGTGAACGCAGGCTTCTGAGCAGATATCGATCCGGGGGGCGCCACCGGTACCAGAACGGCGCAACAGGTAATCACCCATCACGGCATAGGCGGCAGGCGTGTGGACGCAATCCACGCGGGGCAGGCCGGCATCCAGAGATGCACCGGATAGGGTGGCCGCGCAAGCGGCGCGTGAGGCGAGAGCCTTGCGTGTTCGCGTAAGCGGACGGTCACGACGCATTGCTTCCATGCTCAGGGCCGATCGGTTTGGCATCGCTAAAGGACCGGGAGAGTGGTGGTAGGACCGGCTGGGTGGGCCGGAGAGCTGGGGGTGGTACCCCGGCGCACCGAATGGGACGGATCCGAATCGGGGTCGGTGCTGTCCTGACGTGGGTAGTGCGAGCGGGCACAGCCCTGCAGCGATACTGCGAGAGCAAGCATGAGCAAGACGATCAACCTCCGCCCCATCCTGGAGCAGTACAACCTCCCCGAGCGGTTCAAGGCGGAGTTCGCCGTCCTGGCGGCCGAGCATCTTCACCTTCCCCATAGCGGCACGCGAGTCAGCGGCCGGTCGCTGTCGCAGATGTCTCAGCGCCAGAGGGTGCAGGCGCTCCTTGCGATGATGGTGGAGTTGCGGCGCATCGGTGGCATGGCGGTAACATCGCCGTATGCAATTCGGCAGAAGCACGTTCGATGGCTTGTCCGCTACTGGGTAGAAGATCGCAAGCTGAATGTCGGCACGGTAGAGTTGCGGCTGACGCATCTGCGTGCCTTCATGTCATGGATGGGCAAGGACAACATGGTGGGGCGGATCGAAGACTACACGGTGCGCCCGGAGGGTTATGTTCGCGGCTACGTCGCCAAAGAAGATCGTTCCTGGGAAGGCAAGGGGATCGACGCTCTAGCGAAAATTGCTGAGATCGAGGTGACGGATCGTCACGTCGCGCTGCAGCTGAAACTTGAGGCCGGATTTGGCCTGCGTGCGAAGGAAAGCTGGCGGCTGCGTCCTGCTCTAGACATCCTTCCATCGGGCATGTTGCATGTTCATGATGGCACCAAGGGCGGGCGGCCGAGACGCGTGCCTATCGAATTCGACTGGCAGTACGATCTGCTAGGGCAGGCGGCTCGCTTGGCGCAAGCGACCAATCCGGGGAGGGAGTCGCTCATCCCGGCGACCTATACGCAGAAGCAATGGCGCCGGCGTTTCTATACGGTGCTGGAGAAGCATGGCGTGACAAAGAACGGCGATGGTGTGACCGCGCACGGCTTGCGGCATCAGTTCCTGCAGCAGATGTACAAGCGACACAGCGGTCAGGATGCTGCAGTGAAGGGAGGCGGGAAGATCACGGACATCGAGGCGCACCGCGAAGCGATGCAGAAGGTCGTCGAGGCGGCAGGGCACAGCCGGGCCACGAAGGCGAACGCCTATCTATCGACGTACGCGACACAGCAGATGATGGGCAAGCCCGAGCCGACGCTTGCAGAGGTCAATGAGGCGATTGCGCTCAAGGACGGTAACCGAGCGGCAGCCGCGCGCCGGCTTGGCATTTCGCGGGCCAAACTGTATCGGCTGCTTGCCGCGGCGGAGTGAGGTGGATTCGCTCCATCTACTTGCCACATGCTAAAAGTTTCAACGCTTTTTTTTGGGACGGCCGCGCGGGCGGAGTCGTCTTTGAATCGAAGCCTTATCAATCAGGCAAGGCCTGTGAGAGGACTAGATCCCAATTTATTGACGTGATCGCCCTCGGAGCAAGGTGCTGCCAAGCACCCCACCGGACCCTCGCGCGGCCCCATCATTGTGGGACGATCCCGCCTCCATCGGTGTCGTGTCTTCCGCCTAGCAACAACGCGTCCAAGGAACACGTATAAGGGCTTATACTTTTTTGCAGATCTCATGTAAAAGTCGCTGCTGTCGCCTTCAACCTTATGGAGGGTGGCGACGCCTATGACGATTTCCTACGCTGCAAGGCACTGTGCGCGTGCGTGAATACGTCACCGAAGAGTGTTCTGGGACTGTTGTGGAGACATTAATGGCGCGAAATCTAGCAGTCTTCTTTGACGGTACATGGAACGAGCCAAATGACAGGACCAACGTCTATGAACTCTACAAATCGGCACTTGAGTGTGACGATCAAGAGGTCAGGTACATAGAGGGTGTGGGATCACAAGGCGGGGGCATTTGGGCGGCGATGGACAAGTTTGCCGGCGGCGCCTTTGGGGCTGGGCTCTCAGCCAACATCCGCGAAGGGTATAGGTGGCTTAGTCAGCGGTTCAGGCCGGGCGATAAAATTTTTTTGTTCGGATTTAGCCGCGGAGCATATGGGGCGCGAAGCCTGTCGGGGATGATCAGGAATTGCGGCTTGCTTATGGACCCAAATGAAGATCGAGTCGGAGAAGCATACTCTCTATACAGGGACGAAGGGACGCCGGAATCGGAACATGCGCAGTCCTTTAGGACGAAATTCTCGTTCGAGACTGACATCCACTTCCTTGGTGTCTGGGACACCGTTGGAAGCTTAGGAATCCCGGTGGGCACACTGAAGATCCCCGGGTTCTCCAATTACTATCAGTTTCATGATACGGAGCTCAGTAACTATGTCAGAAACGCCTTCCATGCGTTAGCGACTAATGAATTTCGGGCACCATATGCACCGACGTATTGGACGAGAAGACCCGAATCGGGAGGCCGTCCTAGTCACTTGTCGGTCGAGCAACGGTGGTTCATCGGCGCACATGCCGATGTCGGGGGAGGGTATATCGACGGCTGTCTGCAGACGCTCCCGGCTGCTTGGCTGCAATGGAAGGCGTGGAACTGCGGTCTCCATTTTAACCCCGCAGTAGAAGTCGCACGCGACTACGATGCCGCTTCTCCGCACGATTCGTACACCGAGTTCTCTAAGAAGGTCCCTTTCCACATCGACAAGGCTGCCAGGGCTTGGGAACCGGGCATGCCTTTGAATTTGACGTGCGACCGAAGACTTCACCAAAAACTGGTCGACTCGGAATTTCTGAAAGAGTATCCCGAGTTAAGAGCACGCCTCCTCGAGCTACCATTGGCGGAAGCGATTCCCGAGCAGCTACATAAAAGCGGCTGATCATTGTGCGAGGGCGCGACAAAAAAGGCCGCGTCCAATGGCCGGACCGCGTAATAACATGCGGTAGGTTGCGCGTGCGCTACGACACTCCAGACACTTTCACCGCCTCGCGAAATTTCCGCTTAGCGTATGCCTTGCTATCGATGCCGTTGGCATTCAAGGGGTCGTGGATAATCGCCGCCTTGGTCCAGCGGCCGTGCGGCGGGAACAGCGCCCACAGCAGGCACGGGATGCTGGTCAGGTTCCTGCGCCGCCGTGCGTGATACCGGCGACGCGAAGGCAACGGATTTTTTGAGTAACGCGAACAGTAGCTGAAGAACGCCAGCTCAGCATGTTGCCGTCGGCCGGCGGTAGTGGCGTGTTGAGGTTCAACGCCACCGGATTGGGTCTAGGGGGATCCAAGCAGTGGGAGGCGTCGAGGATCCGCCTTGGTTCCAACTACCCTCGGCAAACTGACCCCGGCCGAGCGTTTCAATACGTAGCCACATCGGAATCGAACGGCTTCCGTCAAACAGAAATATCTCTCCATTTCTGCGGAACTTTTCCTCAAAGGCTGCAAATTTTCGACCATGTTGATATTCGGTCCATTTTCCGCCTGCATTAACGAACTCGACAACAACACGAGCATAGGTGCCATCTGACTGCTTGTTGTGGGTTACCAGATTTATTCGTTCAATATTCGATCTGATTTTCTCATTGGCTTTTTTCCATCCCGCGGTAAGGGCAGAAGACCGTTCTCCGCCAGGGGGGTGTGTAGCATCTCCACTTTGGGGGTGCCCGGAATACGCCGCTAACGAATCCTCCTCCGATGCCCCCAGGGAACCCAATATGAAGCCAGCGAAATGATCGGCCTCCAGCTCCCGAGTTGGCCTAGATCCTGTGGAGTCGAGCGAGTGACCGCAGAGGTGATGCCCGATCTCGTGTGCAAGTACAGAGATACTTCGCCAACGGGTGGTAAAGTTGTCTGAAAGTTCCCTGTGTAAATTGGAGTTGTAGACTATGTATCTATCTGTGTTGTCTATTTTTGCGTAAGCTATAACGTCTTTGTTATTGATAACCTGAAGTCTGAAATTCGGTGGAAGAGCTACCGCTGCACAGATTTTCACGATGGCGTCGAGATTTTCGCCGGGTATTCCTTTGGCGCCTGAAGGTTCTGCGGAGAATGATCGCCCACCATTGCAACCGTTCACAGCCTTGTCTGCGGCTGATAGCCTAGGATGTGGAACTGCAAGAACTAGCAGTGCGACCACTTGAAGAGTGGTACGGCGGTCAAGATTCATATCTAACCTCATGCTCGTATGACTTATTCCGGCCGGCGAGAAGCGCATCATAGTCGACGAATATCGTCTAACGACATCGGCCTGCTACTGGACTGTTCACGCTGAAGCAATTCACGCTTCATTGATTCGAAATCCCTTTCCTGCCTTTTGGCCGAAAGAGGTGTAATGGTGAGGTCAATTTCTTCCACCTTACCCGAAAAAGAAGGCATCTCGCGTGTGGCAACAACCTTCACTTCGCTGTTTGGAGAAGATTTCTTGATTTCCTTAATTACTTGTGTGGATCGACCTTTTGTCACAATCTCAGTGACGGTGGTTTTCCAGCGAGGGCCGAAATGATAGACCGCCATGTACATAATCTTGGCTGTCAACTGGTCAACGCCGTTGGCGAGCATCGATAGATAAAAAATCTCATGAACTCTTTCCCATGGCTGATTTTTCGCATTGCAGGCGGCATCGTGTATTACTGCGGCGTCTCTGTATCTACCCTCGAATGGGCCGCCAATTACTGACCAAGCCACCTTCGGGATTGATGCGCCATCTGTGCGCATGGCCTCGGGCGCAACCCATTCGGCGCCCGTCGGATCAAAATAGGAGAGTTGCCGCTGGAGCGTCATAGTGGTGCCTGTGGCATCCCACTCAACTAGTACCGGTTGACCTACAAAGTAACCATATTTCTTATCTTGTGCATTTCCCCAGCAGGAAACGAACGAAAGCGCTACTGCAAGGAAAAATAGCAATCTTTTGTTTGGATGAACTGCGACTAGGGAGAGACCCCGCCCTCTTCTGATAGATTCCATGTCGCCTCTCGTTGGACTGATGACCATGCAAGCAACATAGAACGCTCTGTCAGTTTTGCTATCAGCCATAAGGTTGATGTTTTTGGTAGGTGAGCCAATAGTTCCGATGGTTGCTGGTTTGGGACGTACGTATGCGGGAGATCCTTTGAATAATCCAAGGCAGTCTGGGGACCGTTCCGCGCATACACACGACGACCCTCGTATAACTACCATCGCTTCCGGCTATCCTGAGCGGCTCTTTAGTAGACTTGGCCGGTTTGCGTATGGCGGGAGCGGCGGACGGTCAAAGACAGATTCGGAGAGGGCAGGACGCGGCGGCTGCAGGACATCGGCGGCTCCGCAGCCTTCCATGGCTGTCGCAACTGGGGCGGCGCAGGCTTGCCGGCTTTCCAGCGCCGCATGAGTATCTCGTGCAAAACCGCCGTCGCCGGGCGGCTACGGGTGATAGCCGCGGGCCTGTATTCCCGGACCCGGATTGGCATTGGCTCGCGATGTTCGAGCCGGAGATCAATATCCCGCTGCGGAGCGTTTTTATGCTGGAATTCGCGGTGGAGCGGGCGAGGTGCTCGGAGCCAGTGAGATCTCGATTTCGTGGGCGACATTCACAGTTCGGACATGGAATGGCTGGCGGGCTTCGACGAGACGCTGGGTCACGCGTAATGGCGCTTGCGCGGGCACGCGTGCGTCCGTCCCGCTTTCGCTTCGCGCTGGCTTCGCTGGCCCGGGGCGTTCATCCCATTGTCGCTCTATGTCGGCCCCTCAGGGCTTGGCTGTTGCGCTGATTCCGGCCTAAACCGACCGCTATCTTGCGAAAGGCGCGTCTTTTGACGCGCCTTTCGTCTTTTTTGAAAGGAACATGTTCCTTCCTTCGTGAGGCTACCGCGCGTAGGCCAGCATGAGTGTGGCCAGCGCACCGGCATGCTGAACCAGCCCACCGAGGGATTCGAGGGCAGTCGCATCGCCGGCATTCTCGCTTCCAACAAGCCAGGCGAACGCGACGCGGCGAGCTGCCTTTTCCCCCGGATGCGGAGTTGGGGGTGGCAGATCCAGCGCGGCCCCCCGCTTTGCCGGCGCCAGAGCCGGGAACGGGTCGATGCCGGTGAAGTGCGACAGTTCGCTGATGCTGATGACACTGTGGGCTTGCATCGCATCGGAGCTTGCGGGTCAGTGTTTCGATGCGCCTCCAGGTCAGCCGGTTCGACGTGCTGTTTTGCGGCACGGCATCGGCAGGACTGAAGTTTTCGATCTGAGACGCCTTGTCTGGGAGTTCACCGCTTGGTGCAAGGTGCGATACCGGCGGCAGGATAGACTCGAGGTGGCGGGTTCAGCGGAGGACTGCCGAGGGGAGGTCGGCCAGATTGCGTCAATCGAACAGTGTGCTGCGAATGACAATGCCGGAGTTTCGGACCAGTCATTGATTGAGCTGTTCTCGCAAGCAAGAAGCCACGTCCTTTAGGACGTGGCTAATTTTATAAGTAACGCCTTCGTCATAGCATCGGCACCGAATACGTCGAACGTAGGACGGCTCCTAGGCCTAGAGTTACCCCGTCAGATGTGGGGTGCGTAGCTGAAGCGGTCAAGCTTTGATAAAGGCCAGAAGGTCGGCGTTGATAACCTCTGCGTGCGTCGTGGGCATACCATGCGGGAAGCCCTTATAGGTTTTGAGCGTGCCCTTTTTGAGCAACTTGGCAGTCAGGGGCCCCGAATCGGCATAGGGAACGATCTGATCGTCATCGCCATGCATTACGAGCACGGGCATGTTGATTTTC
This region includes:
- a CDS encoding M48 family metalloprotease, which translates into the protein MNLDRRTTLQVVALLVLAVPHPRLSAADKAVNGCNGGRSFSAEPSGAKGIPGENLDAIVKICAAVALPPNFRLQVINNKDVIAYAKIDNTDRYIVYNSNLHRELSDNFTTRWRSISVLAHEIGHHLCGHSLDSTGSRPTRELEADHFAGFILGSLGASEEDSLAAYSGHPQSGDATHPPGGERSSALTAGWKKANEKIRSNIERINLVTHNKQSDGTYARVVVEFVNAGGKWTEYQHGRKFAAFEEKFRRNGEIFLFDGSRSIPMWLRIETLGRGQFAEGSWNQGGSSTPPTAWIPLDPIRWR
- a CDS encoding DUF1353 domain-containing protein: MESIRRGRGLSLVAVHPNKRLLFFLAVALSFVSCWGNAQDKKYGYFVGQPVLVEWDATGTTMTLQRQLSYFDPTGAEWVAPEAMRTDGASIPKVAWSVIGGPFEGRYRDAAVIHDAACNAKNQPWERVHEIFYLSMLANGVDQLTAKIMYMAVYHFGPRWKTTVTEIVTKGRSTQVIKEIKKSSPNSEVKVVATREMPSFSGKVEEIDLTITPLSAKRQERDFESMKRELLQREQSSSRPMSLDDIRRL